One Burkholderia sp. 9120 genomic window, TGAAGCGCGCGTTCGGCAGCGCCAGATGAATCAGCCCGACGTTGATGAAGTTGAACGGATATTTGTCGACGAAATGCGTATAGCGCTCGCCGCCCGGCATCGCAGTCTGGATTTCCGGCACCGCGTCGTAGATACGCCGCAGGTAGTCCGCGCCGAGCGCGTGCAACGGCGCGGCCTCGGCGTCCGGCAGCCCTTCGATATCGATCTTCAACGGATCGTCCAGGCCGCGATGGATGCCGCTCACCAGCGCCTCGCCGAATTCCGTGCGCTCGCCGGCGCCGAACACCTTCGGATGACTCGCCAGAATCTGTTCGATCAGCGTGGACCCCGAGCGCGGCATGCCGACGATAAAAATCGGCGCCGCCGACGTATCGCCTAATCCGCCTTTGGCCGCCAGCACCTCCGCGCCGAGCATCTGCGGCAAGTGCGAGAACAGGCTCAATGCCTCCGCTTCGACATAACGCACGCCGGGACGGCGCAGCGCATTGGCCATCAGGAACTGGTCGAACGCTTCGTCGTTGCGGCCCATGTCGGACAGCGCCTGACCGTACGCGAAGTGGATCTCCGACTGATTGTCCCGCGTCATCGAATCGGCATGGTTCGCCAGATGCTCCATCGCCGCGAACACCGGATCGTCGACGGCGAGACGTTTGGACTGCACGAAGTTGCGGTAATAGAGCGGCGCCGTCGGCGCGGCTTCGATCGCGTGACGATAGGCTTCGTGCGCTTCGTCGAAGCGGCCGAGCGCGTGCAGACAGTTGCCCAGATTATTGTGCGAACCGTCGGCCTTCGGATTGAGGCGCACGGCTTCGCGATACGCGTCCAGCGCGGGTTCGAGCCGGTGCATCTGCTCGAAGCACCAGCCGAGGCCGTGATACGTGTCAGCGTTGAGCGGATCGAGCGCGGCCGCTGCGCGATACGCCTGCACGGCGTCGGGAAAACGGTTCAGAACGGCGAGCGTCGCGGCGCGGCGCTCATGGACGATGGCGTTGGCGGGGTCGAGCGCGCGCGCGGTGTCGAAGCGCTGCAGCGCGCCTTCGAGGTCGCCGCGCGCGGCGCAGGCTTCGCCTTCGGCGCACCATTCGGATGCGGTAGCCGGTTGTGGATCGTGCTTCATTGACGGCTGTTTCTTTCGCAGGCTGCGCATTGAGCGGTCCTGGGAGTGGGCGGATGCGTCCTCGTCGTTCAGCGCGGCGCGAGAGCAACTCACGCGCTGAACTCGAGGGGTATTGTCTGACGCGAAATTAACAGGCTCGCCATACAGTTACGTTTCGAAATTTTAACTAACTGTTACAACACGAAGTCACGGCGACACTTTGCAAGGCCTCTGCAATGCTTGGCGGCTATGGCGTGGCATCTTTGTCAATGCTTCGTCGATGCGGGCAGCGATCGATCAGCCGTAATCTGCGGACACAAATGACGCTGAACTCCTACACGCGCGATTTTTCTGATTCATATAGCAGGAGCAAATCGCCAGGAGAAAATCGTGAGCAGGCTCATTGCATCGATAGCGCTGTTGGCGGTAGCGGCAACGCTCACCGGTTGTGCGGTCGCACCGCCTTATGGCTATGGGTATGGGTACGCGCAACCGTATTACCCCGACTATGGTTACGGGTACGGGCCGCCGTATGGACCGGTTTATGGTTCGGTCGGAATCTGGGGCGGCTGGGGCGGTTGTTGTTATTACCGTGGTGGTGGCTGGCATGGTCGCGGTGGCTGGCACGGTGGTGGCTGGCATGGCGGTGGCGGTGGCTATCACGGGGGCGGTATGGTGGGTCCCATGGCGGTGGTAGTTCGTGGAGCGGCGGCGGCTCGGGACGGGGGCGTTGAGGCGAGGGTGTTATTGCTCTGCGTTGTTCCGGGTTTTTCCGAGTTATTCGGCAACGCAGACAAAATCGTCAGTCAAGACCGGCGATTTCACGCATTGCGGTAAAATCGGCGTTTTGAATCAAGCCGTTGGCCGCCTCATGTCTTCACCTCAAACTCCCAGTCCCCGCCGCGTATCCGTCGCCCCGATGATGGACTGGACCGATCGTCACTGTCGGTCGCTGCATCGCGTGATCTCGCGCCATACCTGGCTTTACACCGAAATGGTCACGACCGGCGCGCTGCTGCACGGCGACGTGCCGCGCCATCTCGCGTTTACGCCGGAAGAAGCGCCGGTCGCGCTGCAACTCGGCGGCAGCGAGCCGGCCGACCTGGCGCGCTCGGCCAAACTGGGGGAGCAATGGGGTTATGACGAGATCAATCTGAACTGCGGCTGCCCGTCCGAGCGCGTACAACGCGGTGCATTCGGTGCGTGCCTGATGAACGAGCCGCAGCTCGTTGCCGACTGCGTGAAGGCCATGCGTGACGCCGTCTCGGTGCCGGTGACGGTCAAGCATCGGATCGGCGTGGACGCCGTGGAGGAATACAGTTTCGTGCGCGACTTCGTCGGCACGATCGCCGAGGCGGGCTGCCATGTTTTCGTCGTGCACGCGCGCAACGCGATTCTGAAGGGCTTGAGTCCGAAGGAAAACCGCGAGATTCCGCCGCTCAAATACGACTACGCTTATCAGTTGAAACGTGATTTTCCGCATCTGGAGATCATCATTAACGGCGGCATCAAAACGCTCGATGAAGTGGAAACGCATCTTCAGCACGTCGACGGTGTGATGCTCGGGCGCGAGGCTTATCACAACCCGTATCTGCTGGCCGACGTCGACGCACGCTTCTACGGCTCGACGCAAACGCCGCTAACGCGCGAGCAGGTCGAAGCGAAACTGATCGAGTATTGCGCGGCTGAAATGGCGCGCGGCACGTACCTCGGCGCGATCACGCGCCATGCGCTCGGTCTGTATCGCGGCGAAGCCGGTGCGCGTGGATGGCGCCGCGTGTTGTCGGATAGCAAGCGTCTCGCCGCGCGCGATCTGAGCATCTTCGACGAGGCAAGACAGCATCTGCGTGAGCCAGTCGAAATTTTTGAATAAAGGACTAGGCAAACGCCAATCTTGTTCGTATAATCTCGTTTCTTCATCGACGAGCCAGAGTTTTTAGGCAAGTCAAGCAGATGTCAGTGGTGGCTGTAGCTCAGTTGGTAGAGTCCAGGATTGTGATTCCTGTTGTCGTGGGTTCGAGCCCCATCAGCCACCCCAAAGAATTCAAGCAGTAAATAGTTTGACGAACGGCGTTGTGAGAAATCACAACGCCGTTTTTGTTTTGGGTCTCTGAGTCGAAGCCCGCTCTTTATCGGGTGATGACCGCAGTCCCTCCGCTCTTCGCGAGAACAATAAAAAAACCCGCCGAAGCGGGTTTCATTGATGATGCGGCAAGCCGGCTCAGACGAGCCTCACTTCGAGGCGCCTGCCAAGCACGGCGAACGCGGATTCGACCATCTCGATCTTCGACGAATGCCTGAAATTGAGCAGGCGATCGACCTGCACCTGATTCACTTTCAGCCGGCGCGCCAACTCCGCCTTGCGCACGTTCTGCTGCAGCATTTCATTTGCCAGCAGAACTTTTGATGTGACCAGCGCCGGCAGGGTCACGACGTGCTGGCCGCGCTTCGCCCTGGACGGCAACGGAATGGGCCGCTTTTCCGAAACGTAGATCTCAAGTGCCGCTTCCAGCGCGTCGAGAGCCTGCACGATTACATCATCTTCGTTCTCTCCAACGCTGAGCGCTTCAGGCACGTCCGCAAACGTGACGAGAAGCGTGCCATTTGAATCCGGCGTCAGCTCGATGGGATACGACAACATACGATTCTCCAGTGGTACCGCTTCAAGAAAACACAAAGGCCGCGAACGATCGGACCGGTCTGAGCTGCCCCGGCTCATTGGATACCAACTGCTTCTTGATCGCTTCGACAAGGAAGGTACCCATTTCCTTGGCTCCGTGATCGGGAAAAATGGTCGTCTTACCGTTCAGCGTGACCCGATAGTGACTTGAACCGCTTCTGTGCCGCTCGAAGGTCGCACCCTGTTTCCTCAGCCACTTCCTAAACTCGCTGTACTTCATGCTCCCCCTCTCGGTAAGTCAGAGAGAAATTAGTACAACAAATATGTTGTATCAAAAAACTAAAAATGCAACATTAAAGTTGCATCGGATAGATCACGGCAAACAGTTCATGCCGAGCAATGGAGATCGAGCCGAAGTCTCCGCGCAAACCGAACTTGCCACCCGCGCTTTTCGTGCACATCCGCCGATAACCCGCTCCGCGAGCGGGTCTTTCCTCCCCAAACCCGCCCGCCCATCGGGGTCGGAACGTCGCTCGCCCTTCTCCCGCCTGCCTCCGGCCGATTATTTCAATATCGAGAACAGTAATTTCAAATTATCAGCACAAATTCTCGATAGTAGGGGTATACACTGCCTTCCATCGACGTTGCAGACACACCCCACCGGCCCCTGCGACGCCATCCTGAACTGAAGTCGAAACGTTTAACGGAGTCACACCATGAACACCAAGCTTATCGCCGCTGTGCTGGTTGCTGTTTCTGCCTCGATCGCCGCTCCCGCTTTTGCTAGCGGCTACGGCCCGGCACCGTCGTATCGTCCGTCGGTTGGCGCCCCGGCTTCGCAACAAGGCCAGAACGCTCAAACCGTCGCTGCAGAACGCGTTCAATCGGAATCGAACGCTTACGGCGGTGTGAAGAGCGTGTCGTCGCAATCGGGTACGCGTGAAGCGACTTCGGGCCCGCAGTCGGTTTTCTTCGGCCACTAAGCAGTCGTTGTTGAATCTGCTGCCGCCACGGGCAGCAGATAAACAAAACTGGGCGTCGCGCATGATGTATTCATGCCGGCGCCCAGTTTGCGTTTACAGCGGTTAGTGCCGGATTGATGCGGGTTTCACCGCTGTGTCGTCGATCTCGACTCAGCGCCGCATGCGCTGCCGAGGCTAGGCGGCGATGCCCGCATCGATCGTTTCGCGCCCGGCGCGGAAAGCCGCCTCCGCCGCAGCATGTTCGGTCGGCCAGAGACTGTCGATCCGCACGAGCCGCCACTCGATCACCACGGCGCCGCCCCGCAGCACCCGGAAATGCGCTTTGACGCCGGTCAGCACCTGCTCGACCGCAACCTCGATGTCGTAGTCCTGATAGCGCTCCCGGTAATCCCCCATGTCGAGGCCTTTCGGCTCCATGGTCGCCTCCGTGGTGACTCGTGGTGTGAGCTATGGAAATCGGTCCCGGGACGGACGCACGGCCGCACTTCCCCTGCGAGCGCCAGCTCGCGCATCGCGCAACTCCACCCTGACGATCAATCGCAATCGCCCGACAGATACTGCCGGCCGTTGCAGGTGATCTCGACCTCGCCGCTGCCCGCTTCGGTAACCAGGCCGCTCGCCAGCAATTCCGCCGCGACGGCCTGCGCAAAGGCCGGCGCAGGCTGGCCGACGCCGACCTCGTTCAGGCGCCGCAACGCTTCGATCGCTTCGGGACTCAATGATTTAGACATCGCCGTCTCCCGTCGGGATGATCAATTCATCCTAGCAACTTTCAGCGCGGTATGCAGCCATGCGTCGAGGCATAGGGATTGCGTGTGCAGGGTGTCGGATGCGGCACGTCGGACGCGCGCGGAATCCGGCCAGACAAGGCCGGACTCGCAAAGGAGAAGGACATGAAACGAAGCAGATCAGCGGCGTTAAAAATGTTGACCGCAACGTCGAATGCAACGCTAAACGAAGCACTGACCCCCGCATTGAAGGCGAGCATCGCGCTCACGCTATTCGGTTTGAGCGGCCCGCTGACGTTCGCCCAAACGCCTCGGCCCGTGCAAACCGTACAAAGCGTCCAAACCAACCCGCCCCCACACCAGGACAGCAACGCCCCAATGGCCAAACCGCCAGAGGCGGCCTCAGGCTCCGGCGGTTCGAGCAACCCGGACAACATGCCGGTCAAGCGTCCGCCCAAACCGACCAACGACCGGATGATGCGCGAGCCGCCCGCCAGCGGCGCGAACGCGAAATAGCGCGTCCAGCACCGGCCTCAAAGACGCGCGATCGACACCTCCGTCGACTTCACCAGCGCCACCACTTCCGAGCCGACCTTCAGGTCGAGTTCATCGACCGAGCGCGTGGTGATGACCGAGGTGACGATACCGAACGGCGTATCCACATCGACCTCGGATACCACCGGCCCGCGGATGATTTCCTTGACCTTGCCTTTGAACTGATTGCGTACGTTGATTGCGGAAATGCTCATATCGGGTGACTCCAGAGTCCAGAAAAGCGATTGAAAAAACAGGTCAGGCAAGCAATCTCAGACGGCCCAGCGGACCTCGGTCGGCCGCATGACACGGCCTTCGTCACGGACCTCGTAGGCGCGATACGACAGCGCGTCGTCATTCGGCGCGGTCTTCAGCACGCGTTGCAACACATGGTCTTCGAGCGCCGCGAAACCCGCCGACGCACGCGCCCGCGGACGCGCGAGCGGCACCGGTTGATCGAGCGCGATCCGCCCTTCTTCGATCAGCAGAATCCGGTCGCCGAGCGCGACGGCTTCGTGCACGTCGTGCGTGACCAGCAATGCGGTAAAACGATGCTCGCGCCACAGACGCTCGATCAGCGCGTGCATTTCGATCCGCGTCAGCGCATCCAGCGCGCCGAGCGGTTCATCGAGCAGCAGCAATTGCGGACGATGCACGAGCGCCCGCGCCAGCGCGACCCGCTGACGCTGCCCGCCGGAAAGCTGCGCGGGCCAGTCGTCGGCGCGTTCGAGCAGGCCGACTTCGGCGAGCACGGCGCGCGCATCGTCGCGCGCGCTGCGGCCGAGGCCGAGCATCACGTTCTGCAGCACGCTCTTCCAGGGCAACAGGCGCGCGTCCTGAAACATGATGCGAGTGTCGAGCGGGCCGCCGTCTTCGGCGCGTTTGTCGAGCACGCCCACGCTGGCTTTTTCGAGGCCGGCGACCAGCCGCAGCAACGTCGATTTACCGCAGCCGCTGCGGCCGACGATCGCCACGAAACTGCCGCGCTCGATCGACAGATCGAAATCGGCCAGCACCTTGCGCTCGCCGTACTGCTTGCCGACGCCGCGCAACTGCACCGAGTAATCGGCTGACCCTGCGGCGGAATCCGCGTCTGAACCGGCGCCGCCCCCCTCAACCAACCGCGCCACCGCCCCCGC contains:
- a CDS encoding type II toxin-antitoxin system HicA family toxin; translated protein: MKYSEFRKWLRKQGATFERHRSGSSHYRVTLNGKTTIFPDHGAKEMGTFLVEAIKKQLVSNEPGQLRPVRSFAAFVFS
- a CDS encoding sulfotransferase, with the translated sequence MKHDPQPATASEWCAEGEACAARGDLEGALQRFDTARALDPANAIVHERRAATLAVLNRFPDAVQAYRAAAALDPLNADTYHGLGWCFEQMHRLEPALDAYREAVRLNPKADGSHNNLGNCLHALGRFDEAHEAYRHAIEAAPTAPLYYRNFVQSKRLAVDDPVFAAMEHLANHADSMTRDNQSEIHFAYGQALSDMGRNDEAFDQFLMANALRRPGVRYVEAEALSLFSHLPQMLGAEVLAAKGGLGDTSAAPIFIVGMPRSGSTLIEQILASHPKVFGAGERTEFGEALVSGIHRGLDDPLKIDIEGLPDAEAAPLHALGADYLRRIYDAVPEIQTAMPGGERYTHFVDKYPFNFINVGLIHLALPNARFIHSSRSPLQTCLSIFSRIFHDVPFGYDLGELGRYYRAYDALMKHWQSVLPEGVMIEVKYEELVDDLEGQVRRILAHCGLDWDERCLSFHQTTRQVSTASAAQVRRPIYKTSLQRWQPRRALLQSLFDGLGPELAANEVNAAPGTVNANHPERPA
- a CDS encoding ATP-binding cassette domain-containing protein encodes the protein MNATTLSASFGGIAGSDLEAELAQTRVVDRDAGEAAGFEFDDASHEVAQVGAVRAVEVSARGDACGAAEVRDFAAGAVARLVEGGGAGSDADSAAGSADYSVQLRGVGKQYGERKVLADFDLSIERGSFVAIVGRSGCGKSTLLRLVAGLEKASVGVLDKRAEDGGPLDTRIMFQDARLLPWKSVLQNVMLGLGRSARDDARAVLAEVGLLERADDWPAQLSGGQRQRVALARALVHRPQLLLLDEPLGALDALTRIEMHALIERLWREHRFTALLVTHDVHEAVALGDRILLIEEGRIALDQPVPLARPRARASAGFAALEDHVLQRVLKTAPNDDALSYRAYEVRDEGRVMRPTEVRWAV
- the dusA gene encoding tRNA dihydrouridine(20/20a) synthase DusA, whose product is MDWTDRHCRSLHRVISRHTWLYTEMVTTGALLHGDVPRHLAFTPEEAPVALQLGGSEPADLARSAKLGEQWGYDEINLNCGCPSERVQRGAFGACLMNEPQLVADCVKAMRDAVSVPVTVKHRIGVDAVEEYSFVRDFVGTIAEAGCHVFVVHARNAILKGLSPKENREIPPLKYDYAYQLKRDFPHLEIIINGGIKTLDEVETHLQHVDGVMLGREAYHNPYLLADVDARFYGSTQTPLTREQVEAKLIEYCAAEMARGTYLGAITRHALGLYRGEAGARGWRRVLSDSKRLAARDLSIFDEARQHLREPVEIFE
- a CDS encoding molybdopterin-binding protein, which gives rise to MSISAINVRNQFKGKVKEIIRGPVVSEVDVDTPFGIVTSVITTRSVDELDLKVGSEVVALVKSTEVSIARL
- a CDS encoding type II toxin-antitoxin system HicB family antitoxin, translated to MLSYPIELTPDSNGTLLVTFADVPEALSVGENEDDVIVQALDALEAALEIYVSEKRPIPLPSRAKRGQHVVTLPALVTSKVLLANEMLQQNVRKAELARRLKVNQVQVDRLLNFRHSSKIEMVESAFAVLGRRLEVRLV